Genomic window (Jatrophihabitans sp.):
GGGTCAGCCGGGTGCGGGGAAAGTCGTCCTGCCCGGGCGAGACGACCTGGGTCTTGTCGGCCAGCCGCCGGAACGAGTAGGAGTGCAGCACCCGGGCGCGGTCGCGCTGAAAGGCGCCCCGGCCCAGCTGCGGGTCACCCGGCGCCTGCGCGCGCTTGCCGCTCTCGGGCAACCAGCGGGCCTGGTCATCGCTGCCGTAGGAGTAGCAGCGCTGGTCGCGACTGCCGGCGCTCAGACGTGCTCCTCGGTCCAGTCGGCGAACTGCTGCAGGTTCTGCAACCACATGCCGACGGTGAACTTCAGCTGCTGCCGGGTGATCCCGCCCTCGAAGTCGAAGGCCTGCTCGGCGCAGATGCCGACCAGGCCGTCGTCGGGAAGCACCGTGTAGGCCTTGGGAAACAGCTTGCTGCGATTCCAGTCGTCGAGCACCAGGGCCAGCGTCGGTCGCAACTCGACCTCGAACCTGCGGTTGAGGTAAAGACGGGCCTGCAGCACCTCTTCGTCCGGGCCGTAGTGGAAGAAGTAGATGCTGAAGTTGTCCCAGCGCACCGCGAGGTCGCCGTCGTCGTCGATCATCGAGCGCAGCGAGTACTCCTTCAGGATGCCCTGCAACACCTTGTTGCTGGGCAGCACAGTGGGACCCTCGCGCCGTCCGATCGGCGGCTCACCCGACCGGCGCTGCTCCACGCCCGCTTTGGCCGCCGCCACGGCCGAGGCGGCCGAGGCGGCGATGCTACGCAGACGACCAGGCACGCCTGTGAGATTACCCGGACTCCCCGTACCGGTCAGCGCGACTCATCGCTGGGCGTCCGGTTGGCCCGGCCGGCTTCCAGCCGCGCCACCGGAACCCGGAACGGCGAGCAGGAGACGTAGTCCAGGCCCACCTCGTTGAAGAAGTGCACCGACTCAGGGTCACCGCCGTGCTCGCCGCAGACGCCCAGCTTGAGCCCGGGACGCTTGGCCCGGCCCTGCTCGACGGCGATCCGCACCAGCGCGCCGACCCCCTCACGGTCCAGCGACTCGAACGGCGACACCCCGAAGATGCCCTTCTCCAGGTAGTGCGAGAAGAAGGCGGCCTCCACGTCGTCGCGGGAGAAGCCCCAGGTGGTCTGGGTCAGGTCGTTGGTGCCGAAGGAGAAGAACTCGGCCGACTCGGCGATCTGACCGGCGGTCAGCGCCGCCCGCGGCAGCTCGATCATGGTCCCGACCAGGAACTCCAGGTGCGCCCCGGTCTCGGTGCGCACGTCGCGAGCGACCTTGATGATGTCGTCCTTGACCGACTCGAACTCCTGCACCGCCCCGACCAGCGGCACCATGATCTCGACCCGGGGCACCCCGCCGGCCTTCACCCGCGCGGCGGCCGCCTCCAGGATCGCCCGGGCCTGCATGGCGAACAGGCCGGGGATGACCAGGCCGAGCCGGACGCCGCGCAGTCCCAGCATCGGGTTCTGCTCGTGCAGCTTGTGCACCGCCTGCAGCATCCGCAGGTCGCCCTCGCGCGGCTCGCCGCGGGCCTCGGCCACCGCCACCCGCACTGACAGCTCGGTGATGTCGGGCAGGAACTCGTGCAGCGGCGGGTCCAGCAGCCGGATGGTCACCGGCAGCCCGTCCATCGCCTCGAAGATGCCCTTGAAGTCCTCGCGCTGCAGCGGCAGCAGCTCGGCCAGTTGCCGCTCGCGCTCGGTGTCGGTGTCGGCCAGGATGAGCGCCTCGACCAGGGACCGGCGGTCGCCCAGGAACATGTGCTCGGTGCGGCACAGGCCGATGCCCTGCGCGCCGAAACGGCGGGCCC
Coding sequences:
- a CDS encoding YbjN domain-containing protein, which encodes MPGRLRSIAASAASAVAAAKAGVEQRRSGEPPIGRREGPTVLPSNKVLQGILKEYSLRSMIDDDGDLAVRWDNFSIYFFHYGPDEEVLQARLYLNRRFEVELRPTLALVLDDWNRSKLFPKAYTVLPDDGLVGICAEQAFDFEGGITRQQLKFTVGMWLQNLQQFADWTEEHV